GTCCCTGAATGGATTGTGTTGCATGAGGTTTTCTTTGTTGTTTTGGCTCTCTTTAGTTTTGTCGGTGGCAGTACATGTATATTTTTAATCGAAAAAGTCCCAACTCCTTATGAGaaaattttgcatgttcttaaaGCACATTTAATGTATACCCGAAAAACATGCACAATCAATATATATGCTTGATAAGTATACAGCTCATTATGGTGCGAAGACACAATCTAGCATCACCTTGAGTAACCAAAATAAACTTCTTTTGTTACTTTCCATGCTGGTGAGGGGTTTTCTGAAGTGTGAAGGCAATAATTCAGTGTCCATTAAGACCCCAAAGTGATCACCATATATGGTAAGATAGCATGGTCATGACTGAAAATGCCTAATATATGCAGGAAGATgggaaaaaaagagaataaatgtGAGAAGCACAAGAAATACACATCCATTATTTCCTTATAAGTagaacttattcaatttagtttTCAAAGCATCAAGAACTAAAAGAGCTAACAAGATGGTGCACCGTTCGCTAATGGTATGGATTGCGTTTTGGACTCTACTTTTGATTTCTGTGTCGGTAAACAACGTGTCCACCGCGACACTATCACCGATGCCACCATTTTCGGCTATGTTTGTGTTTGGTGATTCATTAGTGGATAATGGGAACAACAACTACCTGGCCTCTTTTGCAAAGGCCAATTATGTACCTTATGGCATTGATACTTCATGGGGTCCAACTGGGAGATTTTCAAATGGAAAAATGCTTGTAGATCTGCTAGGTACATaactttttgcctttttttttttttgtaattaccAAAATCATAGAGTATCTTTTGAGCTGATAAAACAGTTTTGCAGGTGAATTATTTGGCCATCCATATCTACCATCTTTTGCAGCTGCTCAGATACAAGGCAGGAACATTACCTGGGGAGTAAACTATGCTTCAGCTGCAGCCGGGATACTCGATGAGACGGGGAGAAATCTGGTAATCTTTGTACTGATTAgttttgttattttttgaaaGGCGTTATTCACATGAAGATGTCTTCGTGTGAAGATGACAGCTGAGATCCAAGTGATTATTAAtgtatttaactaaattaattgacATAACATATGTCCACATTTCAGTTATCATCTTCATATAAAAGACATCTTCAGATGAATAACCACCTCTCTGAAAATGTATTTTATGTGAAATTTTCACATCTCGTTATCACATTTACTTGTGAACGAGTCACTTACAAGTAAAACAGAAATAACATGGGGGAAAAAACATAGCATCTAAAATTTTCAGATCTGTGTAAACACATTTTTACTCTCCCACTCACTCACCCCTGTAATGTTGCTATCCAAAAATTTCATACGAGAGTGTATATTCCTGTATGTCCAGATTTTAACTAACGGATTAAACGACACAGGGAGCACGCATTACCTTCAACCAGCAGGTGCAGAATTTTCAAACAACCGTAACCCAGCTGAAGACAACAATGGATGACATGAATTTGAGTCAGTATTTGGCGAAGTCATTGGCAATAGTGAATCATGGAAGCAATGACTACATAAACAACTATCTCTTGTCAGGACTATATTCATCAAGCTTCCTCTACGACCCAAAAACATATGCTGATATACTCATACAGCAATACAAAACTCAGATTCAGGTAAATTTTCCTATGCatcttgttgaaaaaaaaaacgttaaTTAGGTCCTTGCTAATCGTTTTGTTAAAAGAGTTTGAAATGTTCTTGgaatatttgtttttatattcAATGTAGGATCAATTGTGTAATATTCTAGAAGCGAATATTCTaagattatatataatataagataaCTATTAGTAAGGACATAACTGAAATTTTATCTAGTATAGGGATTAAATTATAATGGCTTCATTGAAAATTTAGTGAAATTATACGAACTAACTGAGTAATTAAGAGAGATGCTAGGAGATATAACAGAAACTATCAAAACAGTGTCTATAATCTGTTCTACATTTATTGCTTAATCTTAACACAAGGAAGGTGCTACTATTCTGCAGCGTCTGCATGATTTGGGGCTGAGAAAGTTCTTGCTGGCAGGTGTTGGACCACTCGGTTGCATACCGAATCAAATATCCAAAGGCCTTTTCCCATCAGGAATGTGCGTGGATGATGTCAACGCAATGGTTGGAATTTTTAATGATAGATTGAGATCCTTGGTTGATGAACTGAACACACAATACAATGGTTCATCAATTTTTGTTTACGGCAACACTTATGCAGCTCTCACGCAGATTATACAAGACCCAATTGCTTATGGTAAGAAATgtccttaattatatggttattaATCTAGGGGGTGTATTTTGCTGCTCCTTAATTAATAATGGCACTCCTTTATTATTATTCCTAAATTGTCCTCAATTTCTATGAGCTTTTCTCATTAccgaaaacataaaataatgaaAATGGAGGGTAACATGGACAAATTATATAAAAAGAGTGACATTATCAAATTCAGGAATTGCAATAGTGTAAACTATACTGAGTTCTCTTGGAGGTAAATGGTATTGCACATGAGGCTAGGGCAGGTTAGTGTCATGCTTATAAGAAAAGTGATTATCACATTTCATAAAATCTATTAACACACAATGCCTTAAAGCTTAAACTTCAAAGGAGGTTAGTGTCTATGTTTTCAAATAAAAGAATATCATAATTACAGagtcaaaaatgaaaaaatatcatATGTAATATCATTTAGTCTTAGAGAATCAACGTTCTTTTCCATTATCATCATGGCATGATGATGTATTTTTTTCATTTACAGGTT
This region of Arachis hypogaea cultivar Tifrunner chromosome 8, arahy.Tifrunner.gnm2.J5K5, whole genome shotgun sequence genomic DNA includes:
- the LOC112708015 gene encoding GDSL esterase/lipase At1g71250, which encodes MVHRSLMVWIAFWTLLLISVSVNNVSTATLSPMPPFSAMFVFGDSLVDNGNNNYLASFAKANYVPYGIDTSWGPTGRFSNGKMLVDLLGELFGHPYLPSFAAAQIQGRNITWGVNYASAAAGILDETGRNLGARITFNQQVQNFQTTVTQLKTTMDDMNLSQYLAKSLAIVNHGSNDYINNYLLSGLYSSSFLYDPKTYADILIQQYKTQIQRLHDLGLRKFLLAGVGPLGCIPNQISKGLFPSGMCVDDVNAMVGIFNDRLRSLVDELNTQYNGSSIFVYGNTYAALTQIIQDPIAYGFVVTGRACCGVGSFQGRISCLPYSIPCRNRDQYVFWDVFHPSEAVNKILAQRAFNGSSSDCYPVNVSQMALLF